A single window of Nocardioides baekrokdamisoli DNA harbors:
- a CDS encoding O-methyltransferase has translation MSAPPVVPEIVARAFDVSRRAGYVSFCRNETGRLLATLAATREGLMAEFGTGTGVGTAWLRSGIRHEKSRIVTAERDPRLAHAAAEIFEDDPLVDVLTADWEELTHKGPYTLLFLDADAPAALGLDTIADLVECGGLVVVDDLAPSESWPPMSYGRVDPIREAWLTDERWTAAEIMIAADASVLIATRA, from the coding sequence GTGAGCGCGCCGCCAGTAGTCCCCGAGATCGTCGCGCGGGCGTTCGACGTCTCGCGCCGGGCGGGATACGTGTCGTTCTGCCGCAACGAGACCGGACGCCTTCTGGCGACCCTCGCGGCGACTCGAGAGGGTCTCATGGCGGAGTTCGGCACGGGTACGGGCGTCGGTACGGCGTGGCTCCGGTCAGGCATCCGTCACGAGAAGTCCAGGATCGTCACCGCCGAGCGAGACCCGAGGCTTGCGCATGCTGCAGCCGAGATCTTCGAGGACGATCCGCTGGTCGACGTCCTCACCGCTGACTGGGAGGAACTGACCCACAAGGGTCCATACACGCTGCTCTTCCTCGACGCCGACGCGCCGGCAGCACTAGGCCTCGACACCATCGCCGACCTAGTCGAGTGCGGGGGACTGGTCGTCGTCGACGACCTGGCGCCGTCGGAGTCCTGGCCGCCAATGTCGTACGGACGGGTCGACCCGATCCGCGAGGCATGGCTCACCGACGAACGCTGGACGGCCGCGGAGATCATGATCGCCGCCGACGCCTCGGTCCTGATCGCCACCCGCGCCTGA
- the efeO gene encoding iron uptake system protein EfeO, giving the protein MSRLLPSFALATVGVLSLAACGGSATTTDSKSSHIKVTLTSSGDCTYSATSVPAGPITFDISNTGAPGLSEFEVMTGERIIGERENVAPGLPAATFTLTLDGGAYTLYCPGANTEKTTLTVTGKAAAKASGSAADLLAQGAAEYQTYVQAQVDGMVTAVGRLHEAVESGDLAAAQRAYGEARPFYEKIESDVEGFLLPGAAAGDNAANLDYLIDMRASNLDPAVGWTGFHAVERDLFEKKAITEQTKTYAHDLDTNVQKLATVAKTLTFKPEDLANGAAGLLEEVQKNKVTGEEEAFSHLDLVDLASNVEGAQQAFEALKPGLAKINPTLSTQIDQRFGRVQSLLDSLRSRTAIGGYVTYTATVRAAEADRISQAVQALQDPLSQIAEKVATA; this is encoded by the coding sequence ATGTCCCGTCTGCTGCCTAGCTTCGCCCTCGCCACCGTCGGAGTGCTCTCGCTCGCGGCCTGCGGCGGCTCCGCGACGACCACGGACTCGAAGTCGAGCCACATCAAGGTCACCCTCACGAGTTCCGGCGACTGCACCTACAGTGCAACGTCGGTGCCGGCCGGGCCGATCACCTTCGACATCAGCAACACCGGAGCTCCGGGCCTCTCGGAGTTCGAGGTGATGACCGGCGAGCGGATCATCGGCGAGCGCGAGAATGTCGCGCCGGGTCTGCCGGCTGCGACCTTCACGCTCACCCTCGACGGCGGCGCCTACACCCTCTACTGCCCCGGCGCGAACACCGAGAAGACGACGCTGACGGTCACCGGCAAGGCCGCGGCCAAGGCATCCGGGTCTGCCGCCGACCTCCTCGCCCAGGGTGCAGCGGAGTACCAGACCTACGTCCAGGCGCAGGTCGACGGCATGGTCACCGCCGTGGGTCGGCTGCATGAGGCCGTGGAGTCGGGAGACCTCGCTGCGGCACAGCGGGCGTACGGCGAGGCGCGGCCGTTCTACGAGAAGATCGAGTCCGACGTCGAGGGCTTCCTGCTGCCCGGCGCCGCCGCCGGCGACAACGCGGCCAACCTCGACTATCTGATCGATATGCGTGCCTCGAACCTTGACCCCGCGGTCGGGTGGACCGGCTTCCATGCGGTGGAGCGGGATCTGTTCGAGAAGAAGGCGATCACCGAGCAGACCAAGACGTACGCGCACGACCTCGACACCAATGTGCAGAAGCTGGCAACAGTCGCGAAGACGCTGACGTTCAAGCCGGAGGATCTCGCCAACGGCGCAGCCGGCTTGTTGGAGGAGGTCCAGAAGAACAAGGTGACGGGTGAAGAGGAGGCTTTCAGCCACCTCGACCTCGTCGACCTGGCGTCGAACGTCGAAGGAGCGCAGCAGGCGTTCGAGGCGCTGAAGCCCGGTCTGGCGAAGATCAACCCGACGCTGTCGACTCAGATCGACCAGCGGTTCGGCCGGGTGCAGTCGCTCCTCGACTCGTTGCGCAGCAGGACCGCGATCGGTGGCTACGTCACCTACACCGCGACCGTCCGCGCGGCCGAGGCCGACCGGATCAGCCAGGCCGTCCAGGCTCTGCAGGACCCGTTGTCCCAGATCGCTGAGAAGGTCGCGACCGCATGA
- a CDS encoding Dyp-type peroxidase codes for MSLSRRGFIASAGAGVALGAAVGAGAQAYADSSEPVDAVDLSTSYDFYTGSHQVGIATPPQRHCIFMTFDLVAGATSKDLQVLLATWSAAIAQLQAGRTVGQMEPISLSAVATDTGEAYGLSTAGLTVTVGLGPGVFDKRLGLAAHRPKLLAPLPALPSESLDPKLTGGDLSVQACADDPQVVYHAIRDLARLGRGVVEVGWTVMGFGRASAGAEQSTPRNLMGYKDGTRNVSTEAQRAEFVWVDDDAAWAAGGTYQVARKIQMDIEIWDSATMQTQHEVFGRTKVAGAPLTGTREFDTPDFHATAGGKPIIDPDSHVALASPENNRGLRILRRGYNFTDGLNEAGQLDAGLLFIAYMNTPEAFIRLQTKMGRSDKLNEYITHVGSGVFFVPPAPKPGHYLAEQLFG; via the coding sequence ATGAGCCTGAGCAGGCGAGGATTCATCGCCAGCGCGGGGGCTGGTGTCGCGCTGGGAGCTGCGGTCGGTGCCGGCGCGCAGGCGTACGCCGACTCCTCCGAGCCGGTTGACGCCGTGGACCTCAGCACGTCGTACGACTTCTACACCGGTTCGCACCAGGTCGGGATCGCCACACCGCCGCAGCGGCACTGCATCTTCATGACCTTCGATCTGGTGGCCGGCGCAACCAGCAAGGACCTTCAGGTACTGCTCGCAACCTGGTCCGCGGCGATTGCTCAACTGCAGGCCGGCAGGACCGTGGGTCAGATGGAGCCGATCTCCTTGAGTGCCGTCGCGACCGATACCGGCGAGGCGTACGGGCTGAGCACTGCGGGCCTCACCGTGACCGTCGGCCTCGGCCCCGGTGTCTTCGACAAGCGTCTAGGTCTGGCAGCCCACCGGCCGAAGCTGCTGGCTCCGCTGCCGGCGCTGCCGAGCGAGTCATTGGACCCGAAGCTGACCGGCGGGGACCTGTCGGTGCAGGCCTGTGCCGACGACCCGCAGGTGGTGTATCACGCGATTCGAGACCTGGCTCGGCTCGGACGCGGGGTCGTCGAGGTCGGCTGGACGGTGATGGGCTTCGGGCGCGCCTCGGCGGGTGCCGAACAGTCCACGCCGCGGAACCTGATGGGCTACAAGGACGGCACTCGGAACGTCTCGACCGAGGCGCAACGCGCGGAGTTCGTGTGGGTCGACGATGACGCTGCCTGGGCGGCGGGTGGCACCTATCAGGTCGCCCGCAAGATCCAGATGGACATCGAGATCTGGGACTCGGCCACGATGCAGACCCAGCACGAGGTGTTCGGGCGTACGAAGGTGGCCGGAGCGCCGCTGACCGGCACCCGTGAGTTCGACACCCCGGACTTCCATGCCACCGCGGGCGGCAAGCCGATCATCGATCCGGACTCGCATGTCGCTCTGGCGTCCCCGGAGAACAACCGCGGCTTGAGGATCCTGCGTCGCGGCTACAACTTCACTGACGGGCTCAACGAAGCCGGCCAACTCGATGCCGGTCTGCTGTTCATCGCCTACATGAACACGCCCGAGGCGTTCATCCGGCTGCAGACCAAGATGGGCCGCTCCGACAAGCTCAACGAATACATCACCCATGTCGGCTCTGGTGTCTTCTTCGTACCACCGGCGCCGAAGCCCGGGCACTATCTGGCGGAGCAGTTGTTCGGCTGA
- the ilvC gene encoding ketol-acid reductoisomerase, with product MAEMFYDADADLSIIQGKKVAVIGYGSQGHAHALNLRDSGVDVRVGLKSGSKSIAKAEEEGLRVLTPDAAAAEADVIVILAPDQVQRHLYKDDIEANLNEGDTIVFGHGFNIRFGYIQPPAGVDVIMVAPKAPGHTVRREYVAGRGIPDIIAVEQDASGTALETAKSYAKAIGGTRAGVIKTTFTEETETDLFGEQAVLCGGVSQLVQYGFETLTEAGYQPEVAYFECLHELKLIVDLMWEGGIAKQRWSVSDTAEYGDYVSGPRVIDPSVKENMKAVLADVQNGAFAQRFIDDQDAGAPEFLALRAKGAAHPIEATGRELRALFSWKQQDTDYVEGSAAR from the coding sequence GTGGCTGAAATGTTTTACGACGCCGACGCTGACCTGAGCATCATCCAGGGCAAGAAGGTCGCGGTCATCGGTTATGGCTCGCAGGGCCACGCCCATGCGCTCAACCTCCGTGACTCCGGCGTCGACGTACGCGTCGGCCTCAAGTCGGGCTCGAAGAGCATCGCCAAGGCCGAGGAGGAGGGCCTCCGGGTCCTCACGCCGGACGCCGCCGCCGCTGAGGCCGATGTCATCGTGATCCTCGCGCCGGACCAGGTGCAGCGCCACCTGTACAAGGACGACATCGAGGCGAACCTCAACGAGGGCGACACCATCGTCTTCGGTCACGGCTTCAACATCCGCTTCGGCTACATCCAGCCGCCCGCGGGCGTCGACGTGATCATGGTCGCCCCGAAGGCGCCGGGTCACACGGTGCGTCGCGAGTACGTCGCCGGCCGGGGCATCCCGGACATCATCGCCGTCGAGCAGGACGCCTCGGGCACCGCTCTGGAGACCGCGAAGTCGTACGCCAAGGCGATCGGTGGCACCCGTGCCGGTGTCATCAAGACCACCTTCACCGAGGAGACCGAGACCGACCTGTTCGGTGAGCAGGCCGTTCTCTGTGGCGGTGTCTCGCAGCTCGTGCAGTACGGCTTCGAGACGCTGACCGAGGCTGGCTACCAGCCGGAGGTCGCGTACTTCGAGTGCCTCCACGAGCTCAAGCTCATCGTCGACCTCATGTGGGAGGGCGGCATCGCCAAGCAGCGCTGGTCCGTCTCCGACACCGCTGAGTACGGCGACTACGTCTCCGGCCCGCGTGTCATCGACCCGAGCGTCAAGGAGAACATGAAGGCCGTCCTCGCGGACGTCCAGAACGGTGCCTTCGCGCAGCGCTTCATCGACGACCAGGACGCCGGCGCTCCCGAGTTCCTGGCTCTGCGTGCCAAGGGTGCAGCCCACCCGATCGAGGCGACCGGCCGCGAACTGCGTGCGCTGTTCTCCTGGAAGCAGCAGGACACCGACTACGTCGAGGGTTCGGCGGCTCGCTGA
- a CDS encoding 3-isopropylmalate dehydrogenase — MTTHKLAVIPGDGIGPEVTAEALKVLEAASPVQFEKTTYDLGAERYLRTGEVLPQSVLDEVRTQDAIMLGAVGGKPNDPNLPPGILERGLLLKLRFELDHYVNLRPSKLFPGAVSPLSDAVLGKGEIDFVVVREGTEGLYTGNGGAMRVGTPHEVATEVSINTAFGVERVVRDAFNRAQRRPAKLLTLVHKTNVLVNAGGVWWRIVQEVAKEFPEVTVDYLHIDAVMIFMVTDPARFDVIVTDNIFGDIITDLAAAITGGIGLAASGNVNPDRTTPSMFEPVHGSAPDIAGQQKADPTAAILSAALLLDHLGYSDAAARIDAAVLKDLETRTGTRSTAEIGDAITSLI, encoded by the coding sequence ATGACCACCCACAAGCTTGCTGTCATCCCCGGCGACGGCATTGGCCCGGAGGTGACCGCCGAAGCACTCAAGGTGCTCGAGGCTGCGTCCCCGGTCCAGTTCGAGAAGACGACGTACGACCTCGGCGCGGAGCGCTACCTGCGCACCGGTGAGGTGCTCCCGCAGAGTGTCCTGGACGAGGTTCGTACGCAGGACGCGATCATGCTCGGCGCGGTCGGCGGCAAGCCGAACGACCCGAACCTGCCCCCGGGCATCCTCGAGCGCGGGCTGCTGCTCAAGCTTCGCTTCGAGCTCGACCACTACGTGAACCTGCGCCCGAGTAAGCTCTTCCCGGGCGCGGTCTCGCCGCTCTCGGACGCCGTCCTCGGCAAGGGCGAGATCGACTTCGTCGTCGTCCGTGAGGGCACCGAGGGTCTCTACACCGGCAACGGCGGTGCGATGCGCGTCGGTACGCCGCACGAGGTCGCCACTGAGGTCTCGATCAACACTGCGTTCGGTGTGGAGCGGGTCGTACGCGACGCGTTCAACCGCGCCCAGCGTCGTCCAGCCAAGTTGCTCACCCTGGTCCACAAGACCAACGTCCTGGTCAACGCCGGCGGCGTCTGGTGGCGCATCGTGCAGGAGGTGGCCAAGGAGTTCCCCGAGGTCACGGTCGACTACCTGCACATCGATGCCGTGATGATCTTCATGGTCACCGACCCGGCGCGCTTCGACGTGATCGTCACCGACAACATCTTCGGTGACATCATCACCGACCTGGCGGCTGCCATCACCGGCGGCATCGGCCTCGCGGCGTCGGGCAACGTGAACCCGGACCGCACCACGCCGTCGATGTTCGAGCCGGTGCACGGCTCGGCCCCGGACATCGCCGGTCAGCAGAAGGCTGACCCGACCGCAGCGATCCTGTCGGCCGCCCTCCTGCTCGACCACCTCGGTTACTCCGATGCGGCCGCCAGGATCGACGCTGCGGTCCTCAAGGACCTCGAGACCCGCACCGGTACGCGATCGACGGCCGAAATCGGTGACGCGATCACGTCTTTGATCTAG
- a CDS encoding acetolactate synthase large subunit → MTEQISGAQSLITSLEAAGVDTIFGYPGGAILPAYDPLMDSSIRHILVRHEQGAGHAAEGYAAATGRVGVCMATSGPGATNLVTPIADAYMDSVPMVAVTGQVPAALIGTDAFQEADIRGITMPITKHNFLVTDPAEIPQVIAEAFHLAGTGRPGPVLVDVTKSALQAMTTFKWPTELHLPGYRPVTKPHAKQIREAVKLMLGSRKPVLYVGGGTIRAGAHRELRKLAELTGMPVITTLMARGAFPDSHPQHLGMPGMHGSVAAVASLQKSDLIISLGARFDDRVTGDLASFAPNALIIHADIDPAEIGKNRYTDVPIVGDVKEVIIDLITLLEQEKSAGHEGDYEAWVAFLAGLKKEYPLGYDLPPSGMAPQYVIERLGKIAGPEAIYAAGVGQHQMWAAQFIGYEHPNTWLNSGGAGTMGYSVPAAMGAKVGRPDATVWSIDGDGCFQMTNQELATCAIENIPIKVAVINNDSLGMVRQWQTLFYNERYSNTNLQKHTQLTNGVPRRIPDFVKLADALGCIGLECDRPEDVDSVIEKAMSINDQPVVVDFRVHKDAMVWPMIAGGASNDAIQYARDLAPRFEEDDL, encoded by the coding sequence TGAGCAGATCTCTGGCGCACAGAGCCTGATCACCTCCCTGGAGGCGGCCGGCGTCGACACGATCTTCGGCTACCCGGGCGGCGCGATCCTGCCTGCATACGACCCGCTGATGGACTCCTCGATCCGCCACATCCTCGTGCGTCACGAGCAGGGCGCCGGCCACGCCGCCGAGGGGTACGCGGCCGCCACCGGTCGTGTCGGTGTCTGCATGGCCACCAGCGGCCCCGGTGCGACGAACCTCGTGACGCCGATCGCGGACGCGTACATGGACTCGGTCCCGATGGTGGCCGTCACCGGTCAGGTCCCCGCGGCGCTGATCGGCACGGACGCCTTCCAGGAGGCCGACATCCGCGGCATCACGATGCCGATCACCAAGCACAACTTCCTGGTCACCGACCCGGCCGAGATCCCGCAGGTGATCGCCGAGGCCTTCCACCTGGCCGGCACCGGTCGCCCGGGCCCGGTCCTGGTCGACGTCACCAAGTCGGCGCTGCAGGCGATGACCACCTTCAAGTGGCCCACCGAGCTCCACCTGCCCGGCTACCGCCCGGTCACCAAGCCGCACGCCAAGCAGATCCGTGAGGCCGTCAAGCTCATGCTCGGATCGCGCAAGCCGGTCCTGTACGTCGGTGGTGGCACCATCCGCGCCGGCGCGCACCGCGAGTTGCGCAAGCTCGCCGAGCTCACCGGCATGCCGGTCATCACGACCCTGATGGCTCGCGGCGCCTTCCCCGACAGCCACCCGCAGCACCTCGGCATGCCCGGTATGCACGGCTCGGTGGCCGCGGTCGCGTCGCTGCAGAAGAGTGATCTGATCATCAGCCTGGGTGCGCGGTTCGACGATCGCGTCACCGGTGACCTGGCCAGCTTCGCGCCGAACGCGCTGATCATCCACGCCGACATCGACCCGGCCGAGATCGGCAAGAACCGCTACACCGACGTCCCGATCGTGGGCGACGTGAAGGAGGTCATCATCGACCTCATCACGTTGCTCGAGCAGGAGAAGTCGGCCGGCCACGAGGGTGACTACGAGGCCTGGGTCGCGTTCCTGGCGGGTCTGAAGAAGGAGTATCCGCTCGGCTACGACCTGCCGCCGTCGGGGATGGCACCGCAGTACGTCATCGAGCGCCTCGGGAAGATCGCCGGCCCGGAGGCGATTTACGCCGCGGGCGTCGGTCAGCACCAGATGTGGGCCGCCCAGTTCATCGGGTACGAGCACCCCAACACGTGGCTCAACTCCGGCGGTGCCGGCACCATGGGTTACTCGGTGCCTGCGGCCATGGGCGCCAAGGTCGGTCGTCCCGACGCGACCGTGTGGTCGATCGACGGTGACGGCTGCTTCCAGATGACGAACCAGGAATTGGCCACCTGCGCGATCGAGAACATCCCGATCAAGGTCGCTGTCATCAACAACGACAGCCTCGGCATGGTCCGTCAGTGGCAGACGCTCTTCTACAACGAGCGCTACTCGAACACGAACCTCCAGAAGCACACTCAGTTGACCAACGGCGTACCGCGCCGGATCCCGGACTTCGTCAAGCTCGCCGACGCACTCGGTTGCATCGGCCTCGAGTGCGACCGGCCCGAGGACGTCGACTCGGTCATCGAGAAGGCCATGTCGATCAACGACCAGCCGGTGGTCGTGGACTTCCGGGTCCACAAGGACGCGATGGTGTGGCCGATGATCGCCGGCGGCGCCAGCAATGATGCCATCCAGTACGCGCGCGACCTTGCGCCCCGGTTCGAGGAGGACGATCTCTGA
- a CDS encoding DsbA family oxidoreductase, with translation MLLRLLRKRRLEKALATFPHEVEVVWRSYQLDPGSPKDAVDTVGDYLGRKYGGGPEAGRAMIDRVEAVAAEEGMIWRHSQSLRVNTLDAHRLLHAALADGGPKLQGDLKEALLKAYFVDTRNVADHGVLAEIAAEVGLDAGRIREVLGSVVYTDEVWNDQQTAASLGATGVPFYVIDRAYGIAGAESAEVFSNVLRQAWEASHPSLQMVQADDSCGPDGCVVPQR, from the coding sequence ATGTTGTTAAGACTTCTTCGCAAGAGGCGCCTTGAGAAGGCCCTCGCGACCTTCCCGCACGAGGTCGAGGTTGTCTGGCGTTCGTACCAGCTCGACCCCGGGTCCCCGAAGGATGCCGTCGACACGGTCGGCGACTACCTCGGCCGCAAGTACGGCGGTGGCCCCGAGGCCGGGCGCGCGATGATCGATCGCGTCGAAGCTGTCGCGGCCGAGGAGGGCATGATCTGGCGACACAGCCAGTCGCTCCGTGTGAACACGCTCGACGCCCACCGCCTGCTGCACGCCGCGTTGGCCGACGGCGGGCCGAAACTCCAAGGCGACCTGAAGGAGGCGCTCCTCAAGGCGTACTTCGTCGACACCCGCAACGTGGCCGATCATGGCGTTCTGGCTGAGATTGCTGCCGAAGTCGGTCTCGATGCCGGTCGGATCCGAGAGGTTCTGGGTTCAGTGGTCTATACCGATGAGGTCTGGAACGACCAACAGACCGCGGCTTCCCTCGGTGCGACCGGGGTTCCGTTCTACGTCATCGATCGCGCCTACGGCATCGCCGGGGCCGAATCGGCCGAGGTCTTCAGCAACGTCCTCCGGCAGGCATGGGAGGCGTCCCACCCCAGCCTGCAGATGGTCCAGGCCGATGACAGTTGCGGTCCCGACGGATGCGTGGTGCCGCAGCGCTGA
- a CDS encoding transposase, with amino-acid sequence MAAAKRLSPEQIVAKLRDAEKLQGQGATIPQVCKRLGVSEQTFYRWRQKYGALKEDEAIRLKTLEQENARLKRIVAEQALDISMLKDLAKGNF; translated from the coding sequence ATGGCTGCCGCTAAGAGGTTGTCGCCTGAGCAGATCGTGGCGAAGTTGCGGGATGCGGAGAAGCTTCAGGGGCAGGGCGCGACGATCCCGCAGGTGTGCAAACGGCTCGGGGTGTCTGAGCAGACGTTCTATCGCTGGCGTCAGAAGTACGGGGCGTTGAAGGAAGACGAGGCGATCCGACTCAAAACCCTGGAGCAGGAGAACGCTCGGTTGAAACGGATCGTGGCTGAGCAGGCGCTCGACATCTCGATGTTGAAGGACCTTGCGAAGGGAAACTTCTGA
- the ilvN gene encoding acetolactate synthase small subunit, translated as MSKHTLSVLVENKPGVLARIAALFSRRGYNIDSLAVGPTEHSDVSRMTIVVDAEGIPLEQVTKQLNKLVEVLKIVELEPGFSVQQQLLLAKVTTTHDNRRQVLDVVDLFGAKVIDVWPEAVTIRVLGNADKLADFLRVIEPFGVRELVQSGVVGIGRGARSISERSLRPVVVPAPPAAVS; from the coding sequence ATGAGCAAGCACACCCTCAGCGTTCTGGTCGAGAACAAGCCGGGCGTCCTGGCGCGTATCGCGGCCTTGTTCAGCCGTCGCGGTTACAACATCGACAGCCTTGCGGTCGGTCCGACCGAGCATTCCGACGTCTCCCGGATGACGATCGTCGTCGACGCCGAGGGGATCCCGCTGGAGCAGGTGACCAAGCAACTCAACAAGCTCGTCGAGGTCCTCAAGATCGTCGAACTCGAGCCCGGGTTCAGCGTCCAGCAGCAGTTGTTGCTCGCCAAGGTGACCACCACGCACGACAACCGTCGTCAGGTGCTCGACGTCGTGGACCTGTTCGGTGCCAAGGTGATCGACGTCTGGCCCGAGGCCGTCACCATCCGGGTCCTCGGCAACGCCGACAAGCTCGCCGACTTCCTGCGGGTGATCGAGCCGTTCGGCGTACGCGAACTCGTCCAGTCCGGCGTCGTCGGCATCGGTCGAGGGGCCCGCTCCATCTCTGAGCGGTCACTGCGTCCGGTGGTTGTCCCGGCGCCGCCCGCTGCCGTCTCCTGA
- the efeU gene encoding iron uptake transporter permease EfeU: MLPTLVIGLREGLEAVLIVAILATFLRRNGAKLTGLWIGVGAGIGLSFAVGVSLRIIEKDLPQAQQEALETVIGIIAVCFVTAMILWMRKHARDLKADLEASAAAAIAQGTTMAAAVMAFLAVLREGFETAVFLLATIQNASSAPSAMGGAALGIAISVVLGLAIFRGGVRLNMQRFFLVTGVFLVFVSAGLVLWAFRTGHEAGWVAVGQGRTVDLSWLAPTGSIRSAVLTGVLGIPADPRVIELLAWACYLVPMLVVLLWNGPALPRRIRLQGAGLLAIAAATLALVVPAATPAARPTSLSAAELVTALGRSPIGLDRSLAPGPYAATWSEHTVTVTGGGLIGPRTYSVAPAASTDPGNDRVLWRRWFPLALLLTAGALAIRLPRLPKGPHHVPSAA; this comes from the coding sequence ATGTTGCCCACTCTGGTCATCGGCCTGCGCGAAGGGCTCGAGGCGGTGCTGATCGTCGCGATCCTGGCCACCTTCCTTCGCCGCAACGGCGCGAAGCTCACCGGCCTGTGGATCGGCGTCGGTGCCGGCATCGGCCTCAGTTTCGCGGTCGGCGTGAGCCTCCGGATCATCGAGAAGGACCTTCCACAGGCGCAACAGGAGGCCCTCGAGACCGTCATCGGGATCATCGCGGTGTGCTTCGTGACGGCCATGATCCTGTGGATGCGCAAGCATGCACGCGACCTCAAGGCCGACCTGGAGGCGTCCGCGGCGGCCGCGATCGCGCAGGGTACGACCATGGCCGCCGCCGTGATGGCGTTCCTTGCGGTCCTGCGCGAAGGCTTCGAGACTGCGGTCTTCCTGCTGGCGACGATCCAGAATGCCTCTTCGGCACCGTCAGCCATGGGCGGAGCCGCGCTCGGCATTGCGATCTCGGTCGTTCTCGGACTTGCGATCTTCCGCGGCGGCGTACGCCTCAACATGCAGCGCTTCTTCCTGGTCACCGGAGTGTTCCTCGTCTTCGTCTCCGCCGGTCTGGTGCTGTGGGCCTTCCGCACCGGCCACGAGGCCGGTTGGGTCGCGGTCGGGCAGGGTCGGACCGTCGACCTGTCCTGGCTGGCTCCCACAGGTTCGATCCGTTCGGCGGTGCTCACCGGCGTCCTCGGGATCCCCGCTGACCCGCGCGTGATCGAACTCCTTGCCTGGGCCTGCTACCTGGTCCCGATGCTGGTCGTGCTGCTCTGGAACGGGCCGGCCCTGCCGCGTCGTATCCGACTGCAGGGCGCCGGCCTCCTGGCCATCGCCGCAGCAACCCTCGCGCTGGTGGTCCCCGCGGCGACCCCCGCTGCGCGGCCGACGTCGCTCTCCGCAGCTGAGTTGGTCACCGCATTGGGGCGTTCGCCCATCGGTCTGGACCGATCCCTGGCGCCAGGTCCGTATGCCGCGACCTGGAGCGAGCACACCGTGACCGTCACCGGCGGCGGACTCATCGGGCCGCGTACGTACTCCGTGGCTCCTGCGGCTTCGACCGACCCCGGCAACGACCGCGTCCTGTGGCGGCGCTGGTTCCCCCTCGCACTCCTCCTCACGGCGGGCGCGCTCGCGATCCGCCTTCCCCGACTCCCGAAAGGCCCCCACCATGTCCCGTCTGCTGCCTAG
- a CDS encoding IS3 family transposase has protein sequence MLTRKHKVSERRACRLVGQNRSSNRYVAVPSDFEVKLVARMTKLAARHPKWGYRMIHLILVEEGWEVNRKRIERLWRQEGLQVPPSRAKDAGQKALGADENSLWKLPPLRRNHIWSYDFVTRRTDDGRAVRVLNVIDEFTRVALGSWVARSIGAMHVQEHLEALFEVHGKPSLIRADNGREFVADSLREWLTEQGVRAVFVAKASPQQNGYIERFNGSMSREVFGHEIYHSVLEVRHVVNEWTEVYNTRRPHRGLGGKTPAAYAKMHPDTEDPEEDGGCP, from the coding sequence ATGCTGACCAGGAAGCACAAGGTCAGCGAACGTCGCGCGTGCCGGCTGGTCGGGCAGAACCGATCCTCGAACCGCTACGTCGCGGTGCCTTCGGATTTCGAAGTCAAGCTCGTAGCGCGGATGACGAAGTTAGCTGCGCGGCATCCGAAGTGGGGTTACCGGATGATCCATCTGATTCTGGTTGAGGAGGGCTGGGAGGTGAACCGCAAACGGATCGAGCGGTTGTGGCGCCAAGAAGGCCTGCAAGTGCCCCCGTCGAGGGCTAAAGACGCAGGTCAGAAGGCGTTGGGGGCCGATGAGAACAGTCTGTGGAAGCTGCCACCGCTGCGTCGTAATCACATCTGGTCCTATGACTTCGTGACCCGCAGGACCGATGACGGGCGGGCGGTGCGGGTGCTGAACGTCATCGATGAGTTCACTCGGGTCGCGTTGGGGTCGTGGGTGGCGCGGTCGATCGGGGCGATGCACGTCCAGGAACACCTTGAAGCGCTGTTCGAGGTCCACGGGAAGCCGTCGCTGATCCGGGCCGACAACGGTCGGGAGTTCGTGGCTGATTCGCTGCGTGAATGGCTCACCGAGCAGGGCGTCCGGGCAGTGTTCGTGGCGAAGGCGTCGCCGCAGCAGAACGGGTACATCGAACGGTTCAACGGCTCGATGTCACGCGAGGTGTTCGGGCACGAGATCTACCACTCGGTGCTCGAGGTTCGACACGTGGTGAACGAGTGGACCGAGGTGTACAACACCCGCCGGCCTCATCGAGGACTTGGTGGCAAGACCCCGGCGGCGTACGCGAAGATGCATCCAGACACAGAAGATCCGGAAGAGGATGGTGGTTGCCCGTGA